GCCGGTCGAGCAGGAAAACACAGCTGAGTGTTAAAGGTGCGTTCACCTGACGGCGCTGaaatctgcagctcaaactACGTCACGTCGACACAAACGTGTTGCGTCACACTCAGAGACCTCTGATGTGTATTTTGGGGGGATTTTGCACGAATCCTCTTCGAGAGTCGGATTCAATCTTCCAGAATCAACGAAGCCGGAAGTCTGGATTTATTTGACAAGCAGGAAAAGTCACGTTTACGGTCGAATAATCTCTTGGTGCAAAGTATAAATGTCTTTCTGGTAGTCATGATGAACAGCTGCAGCGTGGAGTAtcagcacatgcacacgcacgcacgcacgcacacacacacacacacacacacacacacacacacacacacttaccgcGAGGTTGTTGTCGTGGTTTCAGAAAAAGTGAGGAAAAGATCCAGCGGCTGCGGAGGGTTTATATATCCACGGCAACAGTCAGGGGCGTTGCCCAAAATAGACGAGACAGCATAGCCCCGCCCTCTGCCAgaggctgacacacacacacacacacacacacacacacacacacacacacaccctcagctGACTCATGTCAACATGctttaacacaaacacacacggttCAGTATAAATAGATGCTGAACTGTAATCTACCCGGTTTCAGtaatgtgacctctgacccctagAACCTTGAGAATCCATCATGGAGGACGCACTCACCTCAGCACACGCACATttcaacacacaacacacacacacgtagcaaATAGCACGACTCAGGTCAAGGGTCAGTGTAACGTAACGTAACGTATAGCGTTTAAATACGTACGGGTTGTCCTGCAGGGGACGCTACACCGCTACTTCCTctgcataaagccatactgctgctcacaaatacatACTCACAGATATTAACAGTTTAATGTATATATGAAGTAATGCATGTACAGCGTTTAATGCGATGCTGCCTCAGTGATGACCTCACACATTTGTTCACATGTAAAAACAAGCACGGAatcctgcagcattttaatgtcTGGTTGAGTCTGAACACGTACATCATgtctgtgtcacacacacacacacacacacacacacacacacacacacacacacacacacacacacacacacacacacacacacacacacacacacacacacacacacacacacacacacacacacacacacacacacacacacacacacacactaagctTGAGCAGGTTCTTGTAACAAACACTGACTCAGAGGCAGAAAAGTGTCTGACATAAACCAAAAGTAGATACCGGTAGATGGaatcaatagatcaatagatcaatagatCAATAGCAGCGATATTGCTGGACACCCTCAATGATTTGTGCTACAACTAAATGTTCCATGTCAAAAGTTATTCAGTGCAACTCCATATGAGTCACCTGAAATATTTAGAGACTAGTAAGTACAAAGAGAGACatttacaaagaaataaatgCCGGGTGGACATTTTTGTCCGCTTGAAGAATCATGGATGGAACTTTTATGAAGGGTAACACAAGGGTTAATCACGTTTCCAACATCCGGCCTGCTCGGCCACTGCAGCCCAGGGGACCGGCTCGGTTTGATCTTTGACCTCGTCTTGCACAAAGCTACGTAGACGTTATCCTAAAACTACCGAGCTCGTTGCACAAGAACGGGAAGaacaaaaaccaaaccaaaacccGTTTGACGGTCGCGCTCGCTGGCGGATTAAAGGTTAATTAGGGTCATGTTCCGTGTTCTCTGACACTGAAAGAGACACGAGACCGTCGAACGTCGTCGTGGGCGGagcccagagagaacccacgtagacacggggagaacacgccaCAAGTCTCGGGTGAATCTGGAACTCTCAAACTGGACCCAACGCTGACCCTCAGTCCTAGCCGAACGAGGATTCACAAACTGCTCCCCTCAGAACCGCCGCCGTCATGAACGCAACACAACCCGGGTCAACCGGGTCCCCGTTTCTGCTGGCCTAGACCGCCTCGCATTCCACAGCTCCTCAAAAGTAGGTCAATCCTCTCCGGTTACGCGCCGCCACAATAACCGGCACGCGCCCCCGTTCCACCAGGCCATGCCCAAATCCACAAAGAGCGGTTCTGATGAGTCCAGCAGGCGTTCTGTTCCACTCCAGGCCTGTGTAACTTAGCGTTAGCCCCATGCGCAGGCCCCGCTAACTCTGCATGGAGAACATGCACGCCATTAGCCAGATTACAGGACATGCAGAGGAAGGGAAAGCACAACGAAGAAACACAGATTGGTGCTGGAGGCTGATCGGGCTGTTTAAGCAGAACCGGGTTTCTAGATAGCCATGTTAGCTTGCATAAACAGAGCCAGAGGGGAGCTGGATGCGCAAAGGACCGGGTACGCTGCCCCTTCCGGTACCCCCCCCGGAGGCGCTCTGCAGGGACCTCCAGAAACAGCTGACGTTTTAAGATGACAAAGCACGCAGAGCCGCATTTCCTGAACGCTTCACACAATAAAAGCGTTGCATTGGTTGAATAACACCGTTACTAcaatgtatttaattaaaacagTTAATTGCTTGTAGTTGAGTACAACATACTGTATTAAATCTGATGACCAGCCAAGGCGCAAACTACGTTTCCATGACTTCAggaataaaatgtgcttttgagCTAAGTGTGCTACAGCTAGCATGGCTCGATCGGATTATCTGTTGCATCACAAAATGCAGTCCAAGttcaacaaatacacaaaataacGAATAGCGCGCTCGAAAGGTGACAACTTTCGAgcgcttttattgtgaaggtcAACCacgcctgcttcctgtttccgcTAGCTAGTTTCCTCCCGCGGCTACAGCCCCGGCTAGCTTCACTCACCATCTCTATGATCCGGGTTTTCTTGCCCGCTCGTTTCTTCTTGGCGACGACGTACTGGGCCAGGACGACGCCGCCGAGCAGGGCGCAGACGCTGGCGCTGGCCGCCGCCCCGACCTTCACCACAGCCGTCCTGTCCATGACGGTCGGCCCGCTGTTCCTCCACCGGAGAGTCCCTCCCGCCTCCTTCCGGCTGGCCCGTCCAGCCAAAGATCGTCTATGCTGCAGATGACCGAGCACTGATTCTATCCGAACTCGTTGGATAAAATAATATTATGATGCTTCTAAACATGTATTCTGATTAAACTCGCTTTGTTACCCtctttaaagtgtttttgtgttaaaaGTGGTTCTTGTTAATCCCTGAATCAGACGTTTTACGTCCATTtcgttttcaaaataaaacacttccgTTTGTACAGGAAACACCAAAATAAAGCACATCACATCATATGCACAAGGTCATAGGACAGCCACTatctttattaaaaacacacgaCTCAGTGAACATTCTCATTTCCTTATGTGCATGTGGTGACATGTGTAGTTCAGTGTTATGTGTTGAGCCTGTTTATTACATAAATATaagataataaatataatctatTTTAATATGTTATCGAGTGTGCGTTAGTCTGTCGTGAATGTGATTTACAACAACTACTGAAGGACTATATCATTTTACGATCATAAAATAGATAGAGCGAGGAGAGCCTCCATGTTGCGGAGTCAGGTTTAAAGTGTGATAGTTCAAGCACTGGAGGCATCCCATAATAGACGATCTTTGTCGTGAGCTTGCCCGTTGCCTCTGACGTCACCGGACGGTCACTCCGTGGAGGCGAATGTAGTCGTTTCAATATTGCTAAAAGTCATAGTCATATAACTGATTATTAAGAATTATTTCAACAAACTGAAAACGAGATTGAGATGATTTTCTTCTAAAGCGTCATCTCTGGCCTCTTGAATCTGCGTGTGGGATTAAagacacaacagacacacaccagaatAGTGTAAGAACAAAGtaacatttattgtcatttaaaacCAAAAACACAGGAAAGAACAAAGCTCATTAAGTTTGTACATGTCAGGAGGCATCCAGATCGGGAGAGGGAGGGCAGGAGAGCAGGTCACGTGACTGTCACTGATACATGACCAGTAGATCAGCGCCGCTAGCCTCCTtcgtcctcatcatcctcagtaGCGTGCGTCTACAGCAGCGACTCCACCGGCCGGATGCCCTCggcctcctccaccttcctcaGGGCCTCGTCCCATTGGGTGAATTGCTTGGACAGCAGAAACATCTGCCAATCAGAGGTCAGGGTTGAGTGGGAGGAGCTATGTCACAGCAGCCAATCGCATCATTGATGAAGGAGGGGATgaaatcagacatttttattaagtggaaataaaataagaagcTGAAAATGGCAGCGTACCATTTTGTTGTATTCCTCAAAAAGCTTGTTCACCTCCAGGGACTGGGCCTCAGTTTGGTCCTGCAGGTCCGAGaaggaggacatggaggagtCCGCTATATGAACTGGGTCAGAGACGGGGACAGAGACGGGGACAGAGGCGGGGACAGAGGCGGGGACAGAGACCCCTTACCTGCTGTTTGATGTGAATCTGTGACAGGCGCTGCAGCTTGGTGGCGTGTTCAGGGACGTCTGTGGACGGAAAGACAACAGATGCAGCTGAACGTCGTCACGGCAACGCACCACCACCGTCCTCTCTCTCTAAGCCGCGGCACCCGCCGGGATGTTCAAACGGACGTGGCTAAAGCGGAGCACGGACTACGGCGTGCAGTCGGGGACGCACGTGGAGCGAcacctgatccagaatccgaTTCCAGGCCGAATGCAATCATCGACTTCCTGCCTGGCGACGCTCACCTCTGATGTAGTTActgtccagcagctgctgcaagttaCCAACCTGCTCCAGCAAAGCAGcctgggagagcaggaagtccTCCTCTGGGGAGACAGACGCAGCAGGGGGGCGGTGAGGACAGAACCACATTCAGAACAGACGCCATTTACAGCTCCTGGTTCTCACCGGCAAGAATGAACTCCAGCTTCATGGCGTCAGGGACGGCGATGTGGTCGGTGAACTGAGGGTCCAGGTACTTCAACAGGTCCTCAACTGCACCGAAAACACAACCGAGTACACAAAGGACTTGCCAAACGTCCCTGCCGTGACTGCCGTGACGTCACTTTACACAAACAGAACGGTGCGACTCACTCTTCTTGTGTAATATCTTTACTCGCTCTCTCTTGTTGGCCGTGTT
The sequence above is drawn from the Brachionichthys hirsutus isolate HB-005 unplaced genomic scaffold, CSIRO-AGI_Bhir_v1 contig_1249, whole genome shotgun sequence genome and encodes:
- the LOC137917061 gene encoding dynactin subunit 3-like, with amino-acid sequence MDNKLEIDNLRVRLQTLETRIYGDRRSGGGKPVQCAESLSRIQVGLTNTANKRERVKILHKKIEDLLKYLDPQFTDHIAVPDAMKLEFILAEEDFLLSQAALLEQVGNLQQLLDSNYIRDVPEHATKLQRLSQIHIKQQDQTEAQSLEVNKLFEEYNKMMFLLSKQFTQWDEALRKVEEAEGIRPVESLL